The Nitriliruptor alkaliphilus DSM 45188 genome includes a region encoding these proteins:
- the meaB gene encoding methylmalonyl Co-A mutase-associated GTPase MeaB, whose amino-acid sequence MAQSVEDLVERLGRGERRALARLLTLVEDGAPGRLREVVGALHPRTGGARVIGITGSPGVGKSTLTNALTTQLRARDRSVAILAVDPSSPFSGGALLGDRVRMQGHHADPKVFIRSMASRGHLGGLSFATPQAVLVLDAAGFDDVIVETVGVGQSEVEIAATADTTVVALAPGMGDSVQAAKAGILEVADLFVINKADAPGAGKLESELRSMLELGQATSGRTTADLLEEHPDLLDHHPELAPPVGGDPELAEDAELVPGSAASGWWPPILRTVAVRGEGVSEVVDAFDQHRDHLVASGQAEERSRERALHTVREIALEQVRARFARLAGGVGPGGPNDHGRSRRRGGAGDPLLDALAAKVAGRDLDPYTAADQLLEALEGGDA is encoded by the coding sequence GTGGCGCAGTCGGTCGAAGACCTCGTGGAGCGGCTCGGGCGGGGTGAACGCCGCGCCCTGGCACGCCTGCTCACCCTGGTCGAGGACGGTGCTCCCGGTCGCCTGCGCGAGGTGGTCGGGGCCCTGCACCCGCGGACCGGCGGGGCGCGCGTCATCGGGATCACCGGCTCGCCCGGTGTCGGCAAGTCGACCCTGACCAACGCGCTCACGACGCAGCTGCGGGCCCGCGACCGGTCCGTGGCCATCCTGGCCGTCGACCCGTCCTCGCCGTTCTCCGGTGGGGCGTTGCTCGGGGACCGCGTCCGCATGCAGGGCCACCACGCCGACCCGAAGGTCTTCATCCGGTCGATGGCGTCGCGCGGCCACCTCGGTGGGTTGTCGTTCGCGACCCCGCAGGCGGTGCTCGTCCTCGACGCGGCGGGGTTCGACGACGTCATCGTCGAGACCGTCGGCGTCGGGCAGTCCGAGGTCGAGATCGCCGCCACCGCCGACACGACGGTGGTCGCCCTGGCCCCCGGCATGGGCGACTCGGTGCAGGCCGCCAAGGCCGGCATCCTCGAGGTGGCCGACCTGTTCGTGATCAACAAGGCCGACGCGCCGGGTGCTGGCAAGCTCGAGTCCGAGCTGCGTTCGATGCTGGAGCTCGGCCAGGCGACGTCGGGCCGGACCACCGCCGACCTGCTCGAGGAGCACCCCGACCTCCTCGACCATCATCCCGAACTCGCGCCACCAGTGGGGGGCGACCCAGAGTTGGCAGAGGACGCCGAGCTGGTGCCCGGGTCGGCGGCCTCCGGGTGGTGGCCCCCCATCCTGCGCACCGTCGCCGTCCGCGGCGAGGGTGTCAGCGAGGTCGTCGACGCCTTCGACCAGCACCGCGACCACCTCGTCGCGTCCGGTCAGGCCGAGGAGCGCTCCCGCGAGCGAGCCCTGCACACCGTCCGCGAGATCGCTCTGGAACAGGTACGCGCCCGGTTCGCGCGGCTCGCCGGTGGGGTCGGCCCCGGGGGGCCGAACGATCACGGCCGGTCCCGGCGGCGCGGCGGGGCGGGTGACCCGCTGCTGGACGCGCTGGCTGCCAAGGTCGCCGGGCGCGACCTCGACCCCTACACCGCCGCCGACCAGCTCCTCGAGGCCCTGGAGGGCGGCGACGCCTGA
- a CDS encoding alcohol dehydrogenase catalytic domain-containing protein gives MSGEVRAVVHAATPGDGGPGHLRAVGRPAPVAGHGQAVVEVHAALLRPGAAPPLVDGTVVGTAAAGVVAAVGTGVGGLQVGDAVTLPALVTCGTCGVCRAGRANLCPARQRPGIDVDGWLAERVVVPAGLLVSAAATVPAALAASVPGIVADAYHALKRAGVGPDVSVAVVGADALGLHVTQLAALAGGVVTTLDDRPAARERAADLGADEVLTVGDRALTDVLVEPVDRLFVRGPQPLTAAAAARVLAPGGRLVVLDSDDVAGDVPMPTDLLVRRELDVVGATGSTPEDVVELLDLAAEGRLILHTAVGGRFTVSELGDAEAALGSDEDGLLVVVDPR, from the coding sequence GTGAGCGGCGAGGTCCGCGCCGTCGTCCACGCAGCCACACCGGGGGACGGTGGCCCTGGACACCTGCGTGCCGTCGGTCGACCGGCCCCTGTCGCCGGCCACGGCCAGGCCGTGGTGGAGGTCCACGCCGCGCTGCTGCGCCCCGGTGCGGCGCCTCCGCTGGTGGACGGCACGGTGGTCGGCACCGCTGCGGCCGGTGTGGTCGCCGCCGTGGGCACGGGCGTCGGCGGCTTGCAGGTCGGGGACGCGGTCACGTTGCCCGCCCTGGTGACGTGCGGGACATGCGGCGTGTGTCGGGCAGGCCGCGCGAACCTGTGCCCCGCCCGTCAGCGACCCGGCATCGACGTGGACGGCTGGCTCGCCGAGCGCGTGGTCGTGCCTGCCGGCCTGCTGGTCTCCGCGGCGGCCACCGTCCCGGCTGCCCTCGCGGCGTCGGTCCCGGGGATCGTCGCCGACGCCTACCACGCGTTGAAGCGAGCCGGTGTCGGCCCGGACGTGTCGGTCGCCGTGGTGGGGGCCGATGCCCTCGGGCTGCACGTGACCCAGCTCGCCGCGCTCGCCGGCGGCGTGGTCACCACCCTCGACGACCGCCCTGCGGCACGCGAGCGGGCAGCGGACCTCGGTGCCGACGAGGTTCTCACCGTCGGCGATCGTGCCCTGACCGACGTGCTCGTCGAGCCGGTGGACCGCCTGTTCGTCCGTGGCCCGCAGCCCCTGACGGCGGCCGCAGCGGCCCGCGTCCTCGCCCCAGGTGGCCGGCTCGTGGTCCTCGACAGCGACGACGTCGCCGGCGATGTCCCCATGCCGACCGACCTGTTGGTGCGCCGTGAGCTCGACGTGGTCGGTGCCACCGGGTCGACCCCCGAGGACGTCGTCGAACTGCTCGACCTCGCCGCCGAGGGGCGCCTGATCCTCCACACGGCCGTGGGGGGACGGTTCACGGTCTCCGAGCTCGGTGACGCCGAGGCCGCGCTCGGGAGCGACGAGGACGGCCTGTTGGTGGTGGTCGACCCACGCTGA
- the mce gene encoding methylmalonyl-CoA epimerase yields MPVTRIDQIAIAVEDLDEALALYERAFGLTPEYREAVESDGVEEAMLNVGGVYIQLLQATRDDSPIAKYLAKNGPGLHHLGFGVDSVAGTLDHLRDEGVRLIDEEPRPGGGGHTVAFVHPKGTNGVLVELVEDGH; encoded by the coding sequence GTGCCGGTGACCCGCATCGACCAGATCGCCATCGCGGTCGAGGACCTCGACGAGGCGCTCGCGCTGTACGAGCGCGCGTTCGGCCTGACCCCCGAGTACCGCGAGGCCGTTGAGTCCGACGGCGTGGAGGAGGCGATGCTCAACGTCGGTGGCGTCTACATCCAGCTGCTGCAGGCGACCCGGGACGACTCCCCGATCGCCAAGTACCTGGCCAAGAACGGCCCCGGGCTCCACCACCTCGGGTTCGGGGTCGACTCGGTCGCGGGCACCCTCGACCACCTCCGCGACGAAGGTGTGCGCCTGATCGACGAGGAGCCGCGTCCGGGCGGCGGCGGGCACACCGTGGCCTTCGTGCACCCCAAGGGGACGAACGGCGTGCTGGTCGAACTCGTCGAGGACGGACACTGA
- a CDS encoding acetyl-CoA C-acetyltransferase, with amino-acid sequence MSEVVVVGYARTPIGRFGGGLASLTAMQLGGHAIAGALARSGVDAGEVDYVAMGHVLQAGQGQITARQAAVEGGIGMNVPAETINKVCLSGMTAISRARDLIRLGEADVTVAGGMESMTNAPYVLDKARHGYRLGDGTITDVLMHDGLTCAFDACAMGLATENYQTKMDLGITREDQDEFAARSHERAAAAWKEGAFEGEVVPVDVPQRKGDPITIAEDEGIRPGTTAESLGKLRPAFDKEGTISAGNASQISDGGAALVLASREKAEQLGVPVLATIEAYGAVAGPDPSLLHQPAGAIRAAAAKVDADPAGFDLYEMNEAFASVALASARELGVGEDRVNVNGGAVALGHPIGCSGARIVVTLIHELTRRGGGRGVGALCGGGGQGDALIVRVG; translated from the coding sequence GTGTCCGAGGTCGTCGTCGTCGGTTACGCCCGTACGCCCATCGGCAGGTTCGGAGGGGGCCTCGCGTCCCTCACCGCGATGCAGCTCGGTGGCCACGCCATCGCCGGCGCGCTCGCCAGGTCCGGCGTGGACGCCGGTGAGGTCGACTACGTCGCCATGGGGCACGTCCTCCAGGCCGGCCAGGGGCAGATCACGGCCCGTCAGGCCGCGGTCGAGGGTGGCATCGGCATGAACGTGCCGGCCGAGACCATCAACAAGGTCTGTCTGTCCGGGATGACGGCGATCTCGCGCGCTCGTGACCTGATCCGCCTCGGCGAGGCGGATGTCACCGTCGCCGGCGGGATGGAGTCGATGACCAACGCCCCGTACGTGCTCGACAAGGCGCGCCACGGCTACCGCCTCGGCGACGGCACGATCACCGACGTGCTGATGCACGACGGGCTGACCTGCGCCTTCGACGCCTGCGCCATGGGCCTCGCGACCGAGAACTACCAGACCAAGATGGACCTCGGCATCACGCGTGAGGACCAGGACGAGTTCGCCGCCCGCTCGCATGAGCGCGCCGCCGCTGCCTGGAAGGAGGGCGCGTTCGAAGGGGAGGTCGTCCCCGTCGACGTGCCCCAGCGCAAGGGTGACCCGATCACCATCGCCGAGGACGAGGGCATCCGGCCCGGTACGACCGCCGAGTCGCTCGGCAAGCTGCGTCCCGCCTTCGACAAGGAGGGCACGATCAGCGCCGGGAACGCCTCGCAGATCTCCGACGGTGGTGCGGCGCTCGTCCTCGCCTCGCGCGAGAAGGCCGAGCAGCTCGGCGTGCCCGTCCTGGCCACCATCGAGGCCTACGGCGCCGTCGCGGGCCCGGACCCCTCGTTGCTGCACCAGCCCGCCGGCGCCATCCGCGCCGCAGCGGCCAAGGTCGACGCCGACCCGGCCGGCTTCGACCTCTACGAGATGAACGAGGCCTTCGCGTCGGTCGCCCTGGCCTCGGCCCGCGAGCTCGGCGTCGGCGAGGACCGGGTCAACGTCAACGGGGGCGCGGTCGCGCTCGGCCACCCCATCGGCTGCTCGGGTGCGCGCATCGTGGTCACCCTCATCCACGAGCTGACCCGACGCGGCGGCGGCCGTGGCGTCGGCGCCCTCTGCGGCGGCGGTGGCCAGGGTGACGCCCTGATCGTGCGTGTCGGTTGA